The following proteins are co-located in the Canis aureus isolate CA01 chromosome X, VMU_Caureus_v.1.0, whole genome shotgun sequence genome:
- the SLITRK4 gene encoding SLIT and NTRK-like protein 4 → MFLWLFLILSALISSTNADSDVSVEICNVCSCVSVENVLYVNCEKVSVYRPNQLKPPWSNFYHLNFQNNFLNILYPNTFLNFSHAVSLQLGNNKLQNIEGGAFLGLSALKQLHLNNNELKILRADTFLGIENLEYLQADYNLIKYIERGAFNKLHKLKVLILNDNLISFLPDNIFRFASLTHLDIRGNRIQKLPYIGVLEHIGRVVELQLEDNPWNCSCDLLPLKAWLENMPYNIYIGEAICETPSDLYGRLLKETNKQELCPMGTGSDFDVRVLPPSQLENGYTTPNGHTTQTSLHRLVTKPPKTTNPSKISGIVAGKSLSNRNLSQIVSYQTRVPPLTPCPAPCFCKTHPSDLGLSVNCQEKNIQSMSELVPKPLNAKKLHVNGNSIKDVDVSDFAEFEGLDLLHLGSNQITAIKGDVFHNLTNLRRLYLNGNQIERLYPEIFSGLHNLQYLYLEYNLIKEILAGTFDSMPNLQLLYLNNNLLKSLPVYIFAGAPLARLNLRNNKFMYLPVSGVLDQLQSLTQIDLEGNPWDCTCDLVALKLWLEKLNDGIVVKELRCETPVQFANIELKSLKNEILCPKLLNKPSAPFTSPAPAITFTTPLGPIRSPPGGPVPLSILILSILVVLILTVFVAFCLLVFVLRRNKKPTVKHEGLGNPECGSMQLQLRKHDHKTNKKDGLSTEAFIPQTIEQMSKSHTCGLKESETGFMFSDPPGQKVIMRNVADKEKDLLHVDSRKRLSTIDELDELFPSRDSNVFIQNFLENKKEYNSIGVSGFEIRYPEKQQDKKTKKSLIGGNHSKIVVEQRKSSEYFELKAKLQSSPDYLQVLEEQTALNKI, encoded by the coding sequence ATGTTTCTTTGGCTCTTTCTGATTTTGTCAGCCCTGATTTCTTCGACAAACGCAGATTCTGACGTATCGGTGGAAATTTGCAATGTGTGCTCCTGCGTGTCAGTCGAGAATGTGCTCTATGTCAACTGTGAGAAGGTTTCAGTCTACAGGCCAAATCAGCTGAAACCACCTTGGTCTAATTTTTACCACCTCAAtttccaaaacaattttttaaatatcctctATCCGAATACATTCTTGAATTTTTCACACGCAGTATCCCTGCAGCTGGGAAATAATAAACTGCAGAACATTGAGGGAGGAGCCTTTCTTGGGCTCAGTGCATTAAAGCAGTTGCACTTGAACAACAATGAATTAAAGATTCTCCGAGCTGACACTTTCCTTGGCATAGAGAACTTGGAGTATCTCCAGGCTGACTACAATTTAATCAAGTATATTGAACGAGGAGCCTTCAATAAGCTCCACAAACTGAAAGTTCTCATTCTTAACGACAATCTGATTTCATTCCTTCCTGATAATATTTTCCGATTCGCATCTTTGACCCATCTGGATATACGAGGGAACAGAATCCAGAAGCTCCCCTATATCGGAGTTCTGGAACACATAGGCCGTGTAGTTGAATTGCAACTGGAAGATAACCCTTGGAACTGTAGCTGTGATTTGTTGCCTTTGAAAGCTTGGCTGGAGAATATGCCATATAACATTTACATAGGGGAGGCTATCTGTGAAACTCCCAGCGACTTATacgggaggcttctgaaagaaaCCAACAAGCAAGAATTATGCCCCATGGGTACGGGCAGTGACTTCGATGTTCGAGTCCTGCCTCCGTCTCAGCTGGAGAACGGCTACACCACTCCCAATGGTCACACCACCCAAACATCCTTACACAGATTAGTGACCAAACCACCGAAAACAACCAATCCTTCCAAGATCTCTGGAATCGTGGCAGGCAAGTCCCTTTCCAACCGCAACCTCAGTCAGATTGTCTCTTACCAGACAAGGGTGCCACCTCTGACACCTTGCCCGGCACCTTGCTTTTGCAAAACACATCCTTCGGATTTGGGACTGAGCGTCAACTgccaagagaaaaatatacagtCCATGTCTGAACTGGTCCCGAAACCTCTAAATGCCAAGAAGTTGCACGTCAATGGCAATAGCATCAAAGACGTGGACGTCTCAGACTTCGCTGAGTTTGAGGGACTGGATTTGCTCCATTTAGGCAGCAATCAGATTACAGCGATCAAGGGAGATGTATTCCACAATCTCACTAATTTACGCAGGCTGTATCTCAATGGCAATCAGATCGAAAGACTCTATCCTGAAATCTTCTCAGGCCTTCATAACCTGCAGTATCTGTATTTGGAATACAATTTGATTAAGGAGATCTTAGCCGGCACCTTCGACTCGATGCCGAATTTGCAGCTACTGTATTTAAACAACAATCTCCTAAAAAGCCTGCCCGTGTACATTTTTGCGGGAGCCCCCCTTGCTAGGCTGAACCTGAGAAACAACAAGTTCATGTACTTACCCGTCAGCGGGGTCCTCGATCAGCTGCAGTCGCTTACACAGATTGACTTGGAGGGCAACCCGTGGGACTGCACCTGTGACTTGGTGGCGTTAAAGCTGTGGCTGGAGAAGTTGAATGACGGGATTGTCGTGAAAGAACTGAGATGTGAGACAcctgttcagtttgccaacatcgAACTGAAGTCCCTCAAAAATGAGATCTTATGTCCCAAACTCTTGAACAAGCCATCTGCGCCATTCACGAGCCCTGCACCTGCCATCACATTCACCACCCCGCTGGGTCCCATTCGAAGTCCTCCCGGTGGCCCGGTGCCTCTGTCTATTTTAATCCTAAGTATCCTAGTGGTCCTCATTTTGACTGTGTTCGTTGctttttgtcttcttgtttttgtGCTGCGGCGGAACAAGAAGCCCACGGTGAAGCACGAGGGCCTGGGGAATCCCGAGTGTGGCTCCATGCAGCTGCAGCTGAGGAAGCATGACCACAAGACCAATAAAAAAGACGGACTGAGCACGGAAGCCTTCATCCCCCAAACCATAGAACAGATGAGCAAGAGCCACACCTGTGGCCTGAAAGAGTCAGAGACCGGGTTCATGTTTTCAGATCCTCCGGGACAGAAAGTCATTATGAGAAACGTTGCCGACAAGGAGAAAGATTTATTGCACGTGGATAGTAGGAAGAGACTGAGCACAATTGATGAGCTGGATGAGTTATTCCCGAGCAGGGATTCCAATGTGTTCATTCAGaattttctggaaaacaaaaaggaGTACAACAGCATCGGCGTCAGTGGCTTTGAGATCCGCTACCCAGAGAAACAACAAGACAAAAAAACCAAGAAGTCCCTGATAGGCGGCAACCACAGTAAAATCGTCGtggagcagaggaagagcagcgagtattttgaactgaaggcGAAACTCCAGAGTTCCCCTGACTACCTACAGGTCCTTGAGGAGCAGACAGCTTTGAACAAGATCTAG